In one Pseudomonas purpurea genomic region, the following are encoded:
- a CDS encoding aminotransferase class III-fold pyridoxal phosphate-dependent enzyme, protein MSDIRIATAEDQVLLDKEAKYCSYGDTVHYIDPPRIFSRCEGSYVWDTEDQAYLDLQMWYSAVNFGYANPRLNNALKQQIDTLPQIASQYLHKGKIELSEMIAVDAKKKFGLDGRVHFNVGGSQSIEDSLKVVRNATNGKSLMFAFEGGYHGRTLGASSITSSYRYRRRYGHFGERANFIPFPYHFRGPKGMTKEEYGSHCVQQFARLFETEYNGVWDPKVGQSEYAAFYVEPIQGTGGYVIPPMNFYSELKHVLDQHGILMVVDEIQMGFWRTGKLWSIEHFDVKPDVIVFGKALTNGLNPLGGIWAKEELINPKIFPPGSTHSTFASNPLGTAVGLEMFKMTSEVDYGAMVMAKGKYFLEGLKDLQKRYPIIGDVDGLGLALRCEICGPDGFTPDKATLDFMVEEGMKGDIEIDGKRLGLILDVGGYYKNVITLAPSLEISYPEIDLGIALLDRLLARAMKR, encoded by the coding sequence ATGTCTGATATCCGAATCGCTACCGCAGAAGACCAGGTCCTTCTGGACAAAGAAGCCAAGTACTGCTCGTACGGCGACACCGTTCACTACATCGATCCGCCGCGTATTTTCAGCCGCTGTGAAGGCTCCTACGTCTGGGACACCGAAGACCAGGCTTACCTCGACCTGCAAATGTGGTACTCGGCCGTCAACTTCGGTTACGCCAACCCGCGCCTGAACAATGCGCTGAAACAGCAGATCGACACCCTGCCGCAGATCGCCAGCCAATACCTGCACAAAGGCAAGATCGAGCTGTCTGAAATGATCGCGGTCGACGCCAAGAAGAAGTTCGGCCTCGACGGTCGCGTGCACTTCAACGTCGGCGGTTCGCAGTCCATCGAGGACTCGCTGAAAGTCGTGCGTAACGCCACCAACGGCAAGAGCCTGATGTTTGCCTTCGAGGGCGGCTACCACGGTCGCACCCTCGGCGCCTCGTCGATCACCTCGAGCTACCGCTACCGTCGCCGCTACGGTCACTTCGGTGAGCGCGCCAACTTCATCCCGTTCCCGTACCACTTCCGTGGCCCCAAAGGCATGACCAAGGAAGAATACGGCAGCCATTGCGTACAACAATTCGCCCGTCTGTTTGAAACCGAATACAACGGCGTCTGGGACCCGAAGGTCGGCCAGAGCGAATACGCGGCGTTCTACGTCGAGCCGATCCAGGGCACCGGCGGCTACGTGATCCCGCCGATGAACTTCTACAGCGAACTCAAGCACGTGCTGGACCAGCACGGCATCCTGATGGTCGTCGACGAAATCCAGATGGGCTTCTGGCGCACCGGCAAGCTGTGGTCGATCGAGCACTTCGACGTCAAACCGGACGTGATCGTTTTCGGTAAGGCGCTGACCAACGGCCTCAACCCACTGGGCGGTATTTGGGCGAAAGAAGAACTGATCAACCCGAAAATCTTCCCGCCAGGCTCGACTCACTCCACCTTCGCCTCCAACCCGCTGGGCACGGCTGTCGGCCTGGAAATGTTCAAGATGACCAGCGAAGTCGATTACGGCGCGATGGTCATGGCCAAGGGCAAATACTTCCTGGAAGGCCTCAAGGACCTGCAAAAACGCTACCCGATCATCGGCGATGTCGACGGCCTGGGCCTGGCGCTGCGCTGCGAAATCTGCGGCCCGGACGGTTTCACGCCGGACAAGGCCACCCTGGACTTCATGGTTGAAGAAGGCATGAAGGGCGACATCGAAATCGACGGCAAGCGCCTGGGCCTGATTCTCGATGTGGGCGGTTACTACAAGAACGTGATCACCCTCGCGCCGTCGCTGGAAATCAGCTACCCGGAAATCGACCTGGGCATCGCCCTGCTCGACCGTCTGCTGGCTCGAGCGATGAAGCGATGA
- a CDS encoding alpha/beta fold hydrolase, producing MIEPEIDMGEGSAGFVLGSGEVAVLLIHGLTGTPTELRRVAIGLAKAGCTVYVPTLAGHCGDNADLQATGWRDWYEGVRKTFAGIRRKHEQVFVGGLSMGAVMSMYLASEHPGQISGLLMYSTTLRYDGWSIHKLAFLTPLLMKIPFGVHICRFEEKPPYGIKNERLRAIVERQMKAGESSNAGLLTMEGVTVRELHRMNAVVKKRMPSINVPALVLHSREDDITSRWNADYVERKLGGPVTKILLDNCYHMITVDLQYRRVVELSADFIAQRTVTPPVREAYRQLA from the coding sequence ATGATCGAGCCAGAGATCGATATGGGCGAAGGTAGCGCCGGTTTCGTTCTCGGCAGTGGTGAGGTCGCGGTGTTGTTGATCCACGGCCTGACCGGCACCCCGACGGAGTTGCGTCGGGTGGCCATCGGCCTGGCCAAGGCAGGGTGCACGGTGTACGTGCCCACCCTGGCCGGGCACTGCGGTGACAACGCCGACCTGCAAGCCACGGGCTGGCGCGACTGGTACGAAGGCGTGCGCAAGACGTTCGCCGGCATTCGCCGTAAACACGAACAGGTGTTCGTCGGCGGCCTGTCCATGGGCGCGGTCATGTCCATGTACCTGGCCTCCGAGCACCCGGGACAGATCAGCGGCCTGCTGATGTATTCCACTACCTTGCGCTACGACGGCTGGAGCATTCACAAACTGGCGTTCCTGACGCCTTTGCTGATGAAAATCCCGTTCGGCGTGCACATTTGCCGTTTCGAAGAAAAGCCGCCCTATGGCATCAAGAACGAGCGCCTGCGGGCCATCGTCGAGCGCCAGATGAAGGCAGGTGAAAGCAGCAATGCCGGGCTGTTGACCATGGAAGGCGTCACCGTGCGCGAACTGCACCGGATGAACGCTGTGGTCAAGAAACGCATGCCTTCGATCAACGTCCCCGCGCTGGTGCTGCACTCACGCGAGGACGACATCACCAGCCGCTGGAACGCCGATTACGTGGAACGCAAACTCGGCGGCCCCGTGACCAAGATTCTGCTGGATAACTGCTACCACATGATCACGGTCGACCTGCAGTACCGCCGCGTCGTGGAGTTGAGCGCGGACTTCATCGCCCAGCGGACGGTGACCCCGCCCGTGCGCGAAGCGTATCGACAGCTGGCGTAG
- a CDS encoding GNAT family N-acetyltransferase — translation MITAQAFSTIEAIERCAWNDCFPAELEDWDYYRAVEKAGIADFQWRYLTLEEDGRVIAAAVAFTTVYSLDTTVQGLAKRVTERLRRWLPGLLDIHLYALGSPVAEQCHVGTARSVTEAQRPALLRQLLTLARSDANQAGIGLLAVKDAPSNDPQWLDVCREAGLQDMPGLPSAVLPIAFGSLDAYLGSLGKSTRKDLRRKLRAKGPRIEWRRSVDDVLPTMMRLYEATLARSDLEFERLSPAYFTNILEHLDDRAACVLYWVDEQLVAFNLVLLDEQRLVDKFFAHDLDQTREYNLYFRSWLANVDYCIEHKIPLYECGQAGYASKLRLGCSFEGNTLFFHHRNRLLNALLKVVKLFIRPDRSDPAMAAAISETR, via the coding sequence GTGATCACCGCCCAAGCCTTTTCAACCATCGAGGCCATCGAACGCTGCGCCTGGAATGACTGCTTCCCCGCAGAGCTCGAGGACTGGGACTACTATCGGGCCGTTGAAAAGGCAGGGATCGCCGATTTCCAGTGGCGTTACCTGACGCTGGAAGAGGACGGTCGCGTGATCGCGGCCGCGGTGGCGTTCACCACCGTGTACTCGCTCGACACCACGGTTCAGGGGTTGGCCAAGCGGGTCACCGAACGGTTGCGCCGCTGGTTGCCGGGCCTGCTGGATATCCACCTGTATGCCCTCGGCTCACCGGTTGCCGAGCAGTGCCACGTGGGCACGGCTCGCTCCGTGACCGAGGCGCAGCGCCCGGCGTTGCTGCGCCAGTTGCTGACGCTCGCCCGCAGTGACGCCAACCAGGCGGGCATCGGCTTGCTGGCGGTCAAGGATGCACCCAGCAACGACCCACAATGGCTGGACGTCTGCCGTGAGGCCGGGTTGCAGGACATGCCCGGGCTGCCGAGCGCCGTGCTGCCCATCGCGTTCGGCTCTCTGGACGCGTACCTGGGCTCTCTGGGCAAATCAACCCGCAAGGACCTGCGCCGCAAACTCCGGGCCAAGGGTCCGCGCATCGAATGGCGACGTTCGGTGGATGACGTCCTGCCGACCATGATGCGCCTGTACGAAGCCACGCTGGCGCGCAGCGATCTGGAGTTCGAACGCCTGTCACCCGCGTACTTCACCAACATCCTCGAACACCTCGACGACCGCGCCGCGTGCGTGCTGTATTGGGTCGACGAGCAACTGGTGGCGTTCAACCTGGTGCTGCTCGACGAGCAGCGGCTGGTGGACAAATTTTTCGCCCACGACCTGGACCAGACCCGCGAGTACAACCTGTACTTCAGAAGCTGGCTGGCCAATGTCGACTACTGTATTGAGCATAAGATCCCGTTGTACGAGTGCGGCCAGGCCGGGTATGCCAGTAAGCTGCGGCTCGGTTGCTCGTTTGAAGGCAATACACTGTTCTTTCACCACCGCAACCGACTGCTCAACGCCCTGTTGAAAGTCGTCAAACTGTTTATCCGACCGGATCGATCCGACCCTGCCATGGCTGCTGCGATAAGCGAAACCCGATGA
- a CDS encoding ATP-binding protein, with product MIRDRRRKARPFAISRWSLQRKLVLAFWLVSVIPTMIAAELAATTLSQIFDSNVRIWLQESTKIVEDEITEILRDNARVAQLFLRYTRPPTDHSSTKHDKLTADIADSMGIDVVALVRISDRKVVFSTAANDIVRQINTAPKAVLQTLQVGGVATGTVVSTFETTQDGVDYQLVIATYLDSSFLTSVAEVHSLDLRLYLAKADDFSEIFSTQRFEDHPQLVPHKIEEILRSTKEPIEQFTNRYSGIYRPILNDNGELQGVIFSGLLRHTSLVGLVNQSSLFVFIFLLSSAASLCVGWLVSQRLTRPLRGLSKGVQAVITGDYRQRVPVIGGDELAELSSTFNHMSQRLGELQHLESQLRRRDRLHALGEVAMGLAHEIRNPLGIIKTATQLLHRRADLPETDKRHLEYVVSEVSRINDLITDFLDFAKPSAPMRATVLARPLVDELMGFCAPELATHNIDARIEDKAPGATLHADARQLKQACLNLVLNAIDAMPDGGRLTLGISSDDEYTVISVSDTGQGIESDMLERIFTPFVTTKASGTGLGLAKVFSIMENHDGRVECVSEKDAGATFSLYIPANGEDDGEDGDDA from the coding sequence ATGATCAGAGACCGCCGCCGTAAAGCCCGCCCCTTCGCCATCTCCCGCTGGAGCCTGCAACGCAAGCTGGTTCTGGCGTTCTGGCTGGTCAGCGTGATCCCGACCATGATCGCCGCCGAACTCGCGGCCACGACCCTGTCGCAGATTTTCGATAGCAACGTGCGGATCTGGTTGCAGGAGTCGACCAAAATCGTCGAAGACGAAATCACCGAAATCCTGCGCGACAACGCCCGAGTGGCGCAGTTGTTCCTGCGCTATACCCGCCCGCCCACCGACCACTCCTCGACCAAGCACGACAAGCTGACCGCCGACATCGCCGATTCGATGGGCATCGATGTGGTGGCACTGGTGCGCATCAGCGACCGCAAAGTGGTGTTCAGCACGGCCGCCAATGACATCGTGCGGCAAATCAACACCGCGCCCAAAGCCGTATTGCAGACGCTGCAAGTCGGCGGCGTCGCCACCGGCACGGTGGTCTCGACCTTTGAGACAACCCAGGACGGTGTCGACTATCAACTGGTGATCGCCACTTACCTGGACAGCAGCTTCCTCACCAGCGTGGCCGAAGTGCACTCCCTGGACTTGCGCTTGTACCTGGCCAAGGCCGATGACTTCTCGGAGATTTTCTCCACCCAGCGCTTCGAGGATCACCCGCAACTGGTGCCGCACAAAATCGAAGAAATCCTGCGCAGCACCAAGGAACCCATCGAGCAATTCACCAACCGCTACAGCGGCATTTATCGACCGATCCTCAACGATAACGGTGAACTCCAGGGCGTGATTTTCAGCGGCCTGCTGCGCCACACCAGCCTTGTCGGGCTGGTCAACCAAAGCAGCCTGTTCGTGTTTATTTTCCTGCTCAGTTCCGCCGCTTCACTGTGCGTCGGCTGGCTGGTGTCCCAACGCCTGACGCGGCCCCTGCGCGGGCTGTCCAAAGGCGTACAAGCAGTGATTACAGGGGATTACCGCCAACGGGTGCCGGTTATCGGTGGCGATGAACTGGCCGAACTCAGCAGCACCTTCAACCACATGAGCCAACGTCTGGGCGAGTTGCAGCACCTGGAATCCCAACTGCGCCGTCGCGACCGTTTGCATGCCCTCGGTGAAGTCGCGATGGGCCTGGCCCATGAAATCCGCAACCCGCTGGGCATCATCAAAACCGCGACCCAACTGCTGCACCGCCGCGCCGACCTGCCGGAGACCGATAAACGGCACCTGGAATACGTGGTCAGCGAAGTCAGCCGGATCAACGACCTGATCACCGATTTCCTCGACTTCGCCAAACCCAGCGCCCCGATGCGCGCCACCGTGCTGGCACGGCCGCTGGTGGATGAACTGATGGGCTTTTGCGCACCGGAACTGGCCACCCACAACATTGATGCGCGGATCGAAGACAAGGCGCCCGGCGCAACCCTGCACGCCGACGCCCGCCAGCTCAAGCAGGCGTGCCTGAACCTGGTGCTCAACGCCATCGACGCCATGCCCGACGGCGGACGCCTGACCCTGGGCATCAGCAGCGACGACGAATACACCGTCATCAGCGTGTCCGACACCGGCCAGGGCATCGAATCGGACATGCTCGAACGCATCTTTACCCCGTTTGTCACCACCAAGGCTTCCGGTACGGGCCTGGGCCTGGCGAAAGTTTTCTCGATCATGGAAAACCATGACGGACGGGTCGAATGCGTCAGTGAAAAAGATGCCGGCGCCACGTTCAGCCTGTACATTCCCGCCAACGGTGAAGACGATGGCGAGGACGGCGATGACGCATAA
- a CDS encoding sigma-54 dependent transcriptional regulator, whose amino-acid sequence MTHNLLVVDDEPKLCDLLASALGQNDIQVFTAGNGLHALKVLEQEDIDLVISDWRMPGMDGPQLLAEIKVRYPQLPVIVMTAYSTVKNAVQSMRNGAFDYIAKPFDIDELDITVSKALQFRDILKDNQRMRAELDEHQQIDSLVGDSPTFRRVLQAVDSVRESNATILLTGESGTGKEMVARAIHKHGNRADKPFVAVNCAAIPEGLLESEMFGHRKGAFTGAVADRVGRFMQADKGTLFLDEVGDMPLALQAKILRALQERVIEPVGDPRERKVDVRVIAATNKNLLEAVANKEFREDLYYRLNVFPIPLPALRERAEDIAPLARHFAHTLGAEAGKRINGFSPEALQAMANYSWPGNIRELQNCVERATIVASGSVIEEDDLPAYLFASRPNDGSASAILSDGSSVPADLDAALMEVEKAYILAALQQSNGVQAAAAQLIGISERSFWYRLKKLGIHVDKIVR is encoded by the coding sequence ATGACGCATAACCTTCTGGTGGTGGACGACGAGCCCAAGCTCTGCGACCTGCTGGCCTCTGCCCTGGGCCAGAACGACATCCAGGTGTTTACCGCCGGCAACGGCCTGCATGCGCTCAAAGTGCTGGAGCAGGAAGACATCGACCTGGTCATCAGCGATTGGCGCATGCCCGGCATGGACGGGCCGCAGCTGCTGGCGGAAATCAAGGTGCGTTACCCGCAACTGCCGGTGATCGTCATGACCGCCTACAGCACGGTGAAAAACGCCGTGCAGTCGATGCGCAACGGCGCTTTTGACTACATCGCCAAGCCGTTCGACATCGACGAGCTGGACATCACGGTCAGCAAGGCCCTGCAATTTCGCGACATCCTCAAAGACAACCAGCGCATGCGCGCCGAACTCGACGAGCATCAGCAGATCGACAGCCTGGTGGGCGACAGCCCGACCTTCCGCCGGGTCCTGCAAGCGGTGGACTCGGTGCGTGAAAGCAACGCCACCATCCTGCTCACCGGCGAAAGCGGCACCGGCAAGGAAATGGTCGCCCGGGCCATCCACAAACACGGCAACCGCGCCGACAAACCGTTTGTCGCGGTGAACTGCGCGGCCATCCCGGAAGGCCTGCTGGAAAGCGAAATGTTCGGTCATCGCAAAGGCGCGTTCACCGGCGCCGTGGCTGACCGCGTGGGGCGCTTCATGCAGGCCGACAAGGGCACGCTGTTCCTCGACGAAGTCGGCGACATGCCGCTGGCCTTGCAGGCAAAAATCCTGCGGGCCTTGCAGGAACGGGTGATCGAGCCGGTGGGCGACCCGCGCGAGCGCAAGGTCGATGTGCGGGTCATCGCGGCCACCAACAAGAACCTGCTGGAAGCGGTGGCCAACAAGGAGTTTCGCGAGGACCTGTATTACCGCCTCAACGTGTTTCCGATTCCGCTGCCGGCCTTGCGCGAGCGAGCCGAAGACATCGCGCCGCTGGCCCGCCACTTCGCCCACACCCTGGGTGCCGAAGCCGGTAAACGCATCAATGGTTTCAGCCCGGAAGCCTTGCAGGCCATGGCCAACTATTCATGGCCGGGGAACATCCGCGAACTGCAAAATTGCGTCGAGCGCGCCACCATCGTCGCCTCGGGCAGCGTGATCGAAGAAGACGACCTGCCGGCCTATCTGTTCGCCTCACGGCCCAACGACGGCAGCGCCAGTGCGATCCTCAGCGACGGCAGCAGCGTACCCGCTGACCTGGATGCCGCACTGATGGAAGTCGAGAAGGCCTACATCCTTGCCGCGCTCCAGCAAAGCAATGGCGTACAAGCCGCTGCCGCACAATTGATCGGCATCTCCGAGCGTAGTTTCTGGTATCGGCTGAAGAAGCTCGGGATCCATGTGGACAAAATCGTGCGCTGA
- a CDS encoding alpha/beta hydrolase: MRVRFFSTALLLAGLLFGLPSLAAARCDVNVPTQRVDLPQVSLAYQSIGRASDPALLLVMGLGGQLIHWPDEVVVALCQQGFRVIRYDNRDVGLSTWRQAPASANLTFEVLRYKLGLPVAAPYTLTDMADDALGLMDALHVEQFHVLGASMGGMIAQHMAAMAPQRVESLTLIMTSSGAEGLPAPNAALVQLLSRRSAPSREVALEQQADLLAALGSPQVRDDRQALLHQAAVSYDRAFNPEGVKRQIMAILAEPSRVTLLNQLRVPTLVVHGTADPLLPVMHGIHLAAHIQGSQLKLIPGLAHRFQEAFKAPLLAAVLPYLKTHREDTSHWAQIDPVAAPNLL, translated from the coding sequence ATGCGGGTACGATTTTTTTCCACTGCACTGCTTCTGGCCGGGCTGTTGTTCGGCCTGCCGTCCTTGGCGGCTGCGCGTTGCGACGTCAATGTGCCGACCCAGCGGGTCGATCTTCCACAGGTGAGCCTGGCGTACCAGAGCATTGGTCGCGCCTCGGACCCGGCATTGCTGCTGGTGATGGGGTTGGGCGGGCAGTTGATTCACTGGCCGGATGAAGTGGTGGTGGCGCTCTGTCAGCAGGGTTTTCGGGTGATTCGCTATGACAACCGTGACGTCGGGTTATCCACTTGGCGGCAAGCCCCCGCGAGCGCCAACCTGACCTTCGAAGTGTTGCGCTACAAACTGGGCTTGCCGGTGGCGGCGCCTTATACGCTGACCGACATGGCCGACGATGCACTGGGTTTGATGGACGCCCTGCACGTGGAACAATTCCATGTGCTGGGCGCGAGCATGGGCGGGATGATCGCCCAGCATATGGCGGCCATGGCGCCGCAGCGGGTGGAAAGCCTGACGCTGATCATGACCAGTTCCGGTGCCGAAGGGCTGCCGGCGCCGAACGCGGCGTTGGTGCAGTTGCTGTCGCGGCGCAGTGCGCCAAGCCGCGAGGTGGCGCTGGAACAGCAGGCCGACTTGTTGGCGGCGCTGGGCAGCCCGCAGGTGAGGGATGATCGCCAGGCGTTGTTGCATCAGGCGGCGGTCTCCTATGACCGGGCGTTCAACCCCGAAGGCGTGAAACGCCAGATCATGGCAATCCTCGCCGAACCGAGCCGGGTGACGCTGCTGAACCAACTGCGGGTGCCGACCCTGGTGGTGCACGGCACCGCCGATCCGCTGCTGCCGGTGATGCACGGCATTCACCTGGCAGCGCATATTCAGGGCAGCCAGTTGAAGCTGATTCCGGGGTTGGCCCACCGTTTTCAGGAAGCCTTCAAGGCGCCGTTGCTGGCGGCGGTGTTGCCGTACCTGAAAACCCATCGAGAAGACACCTCGCATTGGGCGCAGATCGATCCGGTGGCGGCACCGAACCTGTTGTAA